From Pyrenophora tritici-repentis strain M4 chromosome 1, whole genome shotgun sequence, the proteins below share one genomic window:
- a CDS encoding HUL4, Ubiquitin-protein ligase: protein MSASKETERPRDAQYSVTDSSSASREPRVIEVHDTNRILECSQIEKQQRFQHLVRQYLSQILHGCTSAHCDTPTCLSSHQRNASKPYRPPTHLTATSLAHYLASQDNPNRGLCLNELKVAPASFEISASLAQDPNDGIGEDYAVYPSVWQLAQQYGHAHAGSGKSGGASGQENDSNVDITDAIKERQQPRKDTKALGQNLYDSFTVIYNYTKQIPTPASVLASLRTNHDAVGPDTSPTERSAVPATRTVAETITNGASDAARDRKLTRRHSQSKYTAYEDSRTGNSAVETLGSGQQVHKIPYHPPRSGQRSLTTDTGTPDDDSTSAMLSISKTGKKSFTIGGTSPCVNKTPKPSVAAGHDSTQVPETLGVPVITNLNCDILDQFKELVCRRTDWSRHSDYVVDYDSRRRTRRTKPMVNRSLFYTLSDAETLLASFHETDQAFKDSPLPHLDSSHLANSFQDWNRLNGALMFDALCLALEALLTSPPELAVHKSPRLRPSRKGASADSSLEQSPGSQKKTTATKRYLSTHEAAHIVMICIHALTSLVPIGWPNTWAQIRKFRSWGIFVPSGALDNDAFTDPYMEITDELEYEPALRLTERLLRAIGTRTCYEHILSTLKDEDLYHGEEEPANSDETLIDVVVHHLIVVERVALAKKQKMTSNLDPSADPGWTVTATFMEWLRTVIIKRWDTKAEINKWGTVGTAVMTLAEFHSKYASLNLLPKMFEMRIFNERLDTVTEPVKFLSWKNQPNKLHLLQYPFFFLPRQLVGYFRIINFTEMMKHYDHTLHTTHMRRSLGLFHGQFHVDVLADRLNVTLSEQLILDVSRENPLKDTLDQLWGQDKRMLLKPLKVRMGREEGEVGQDHGGVTYEFFRVVLGEAFQPENGMFTIDPETRMMWFQPYSLEPCWKFEMLGILFSLAVYNGITLPVTFPLAFYNYLWTNGYTVSNPMTLTERISFISDGWPTLAKGFEQLLTWPDPNVEDIFSLDSVFPYQVYGQRYAHNLAHFFTHSATPPPEDNLPNLDAAPVTNENREEYIDNYITTLTHASISPQLSAFNKGFRTCISPPSLSLFTPTSLRNLIEGNTHISLTDLKRCVRYEDGYTPTHSTIRMFWDIVERYDQDDARRLLEFVTASDRVPVTGYESITFAIHKIGGAPSSLPSSSTCFGKLYLPEGKMEMEMDDGITMEE, encoded by the exons GTACCTTTCCCAGATATTGCACGGCTGTACGAGCGCCCATTGTGATACACCCACGTGCCTCTCATCCCACCAACGCAATGCTTCCAAGCCCTATCGGCCCCCCACGCATCTCACGGCCACCAGCCTTGCCCACTATCTCGCTAGTCAAGACAACCCGAACCGCGGCCTCTGCCTTAACGAGTTGAAAGTTGCACCGGCTTCGTTCGAGATTAGCGCCTCACTCGCTCAAGACCCAAATGATGGCATAGGCGAAGACTATGCGGTATATCCTTCAGTTTGGCAGCTGGCACAGCAGTATGGGCATGCACATGCAGGGAGCGGCAAGAGCGGTGGGGCTTCTGGCCAGGAGAATGACTCCAATGTCGACATAACAGACGCTATCAAAGAGCGACAACAGCCTAGAAAAGATACAAAGGCCCTCGGCCAAAACCTGTATGACAGCTTTACCGTCATCTACAACTATACTAAACAAATTCCTACCCCAGCCTCTGTCCTTGCTTCGCTTCGCACAAATCATGATGCTGTTGGCCCTGACACCAGTCCAACTGAACGCTCTGCGGTCCCAGCTACGCGGACGGTTGCCGAAACTATCACAAACGGAGCCTCAGACGCAGCACGTGACCGCAAACTCACCCGCCGTCATTCACAGTCAAAATACACTGCTTATGAGGATTCACGTACCGGAAACTCTGCTGTCGAAACTCTCGGCAGTGGTCAACAAGTCCACAAGATCCCCTACCATCCACCTAGAAGTGGACAGCGTTCTCTGACTACGGACACTGGTACACCGGACGACGATTCAACCTCAGCAATGTTGTCCATTTCAAAGACTGGAAAGAAGAGCTTCACCATCGGGGGAACAAGCCCCTGCGTCAACAAGACTCCGAAGCCTTCGGTTGCGGCTGGACATGATAGCACCCAAGTCCCAGAAACACTAGGTGTGCCTGTCATTACCAATCTCAATTGCGATATCCTAGATCAGTTCAAGGAACTAGTGTGCCGGAGAACAGACTGGTCTCGACACTCCGACTATGTTGTGGACTACGATAGCCGTCGTCGGACTCGACGCACGAAGCCTATGGTCAATAGATCGTTGTTCTACACGCTGAGTGATGCTGAAACACTGCTTGCATCTTTCCATGAGACCGATCAAGCGTTCAAGGATTCACCACTTCCACATCTCGACTCTAGCCATCTCGCCAACTCATTCCAAGACTGGAACCGCCTCAATGGTGCACTCATGTTCGACGCCCTTTGCCTCGCACTGGAAGCCCTACTTACCTCGCCACCCGAACTTGCAGTTCATAAGAGTCCTCGTTTGCGGCCGTCTAGGAAAGGTGCTTCCGCAGACAGCTCGTTGGAACAATCACCTGGCAGCCAGAAGAAAACGACTGCAACAAAGCGTTATCTCAGCACCCACGAAGCTGCTCACATCGTCATGATATGCATCCACGCACTTACTTCGCTGGTTCCTATAGGCTGGCCAAATACCTGGGCACAGATACGGAAGTTTCGATCATGGGGCATCTTCGTACCCAGTGGGGCTCTGGATAATGATGCTTTCACTGATCCATATATGGAAATCACCGATGAGCTGGAGTACGAGCCCGCCCTTCGTCTTACGGAGCGGTTGCTTCGAGCTATTGGAACACGAACCTGTTATGAACATATACTTTCAACCTTGAAGGATGAAGACCTTTATCATGGTGAAGAAGAGCCGGCAAATTCCGACGAGACGCTGATAGATGTTGTTGTACATCACCTCATTGTAGTCGAACGTGTGGCACTGGCAAAAAAGCAGAAGATGACCTCCAACCTTGATCCAAGCGCAGACCCCGGCTGGACCGTGACGGCGACGTTCATGGAGTGGTTGAGAACTGTCATTATTAAGAGATGGGATACTAAAGCTGAGATCAACAAGTGGGGTACCGTTGGGACTGCTGTCATGACTCTCGCCGAATTTC ACTCCAAATATGCATCTTTGAACTTGTTGCCGAAAATGTTCGAAATGCGAATCTTCAACGAACGTCTTGACACAGTGACCGAGCCCGTCAAGTTCCTTTCCTGGAAGAATCAGCCAAACAAACTGCATCTCTTGCAATATCCATTCTTTTTCCTCCCGCGGCAACTCGTCGGATACTTTCGCATTATCAATTTCACCGAGATGATGAAGCATTACGATCATACGTTACATACGACTCATATGCGAAGGTCACTGGGATTATTTCACGGCCAATTCCATGTCGATGTCCTAGCAGATCGGCTAAATGTCACGCTCAGCGAGCAACTCATCTTGGATGTGAGTCGAGAAAATCCTCTCAAGGATACGCTCGATCAATTATGGGGCCAGGACAAAAGGATGCTTCTCAAGCCACTAAAGGTAAGGATGGGCCgggaagaaggagaagttGGGCAGGATCATGGGGGCGTAACATATGAGTTCTTCCGCGTGGTTCTCGGTGAAGCGTTCCAGCCTGAGAATG GCATGTTCACGATTGACCCTGAAACGCGGATGATGTGGTTCCAACCCTACAGTCTCGAACCATGCTGGAAGTTCGAAATGCTCGGCATACTCTTCAGCCTCGCTGTCTACAACGGAATCACACTCCCAGTGACTTTCCCACTGGCATTCTACAACTACCTCTGGACAAACGGCTATACCGTCTCCAATCCCATGACCCTCACCGAACGGATATCTTTCATCTCAGACGGGTGGCCCACGCTAGCCAAAGGCTTTGAGCAACTCCTCACCTGGCCCGACCCCAACGTCGAAGACATCTTCTCCCTCGACTCCGTCTTCCCCTACCAAGTCTACGGCCAACGCTACGCCCACAACCTCGCCCACTTCTTCACCCACTCCGCAACCCCTCCCCCCGAAGACAACTTACCCAACCTAGACGCCGCCCCAGTAACAAACGAAAACCGCGAGGAATACATCGACAACTATATCACAACTCTAACCCATGCATCCATCTCCCCCCAACTCTCAGCTTTCAACAAAGGTTTCAGAACTTGCATCTCACCACCCAGCCTCTCCCTCTTCACCCCCACATCCCTCCGCAATCTCATAGAGGGAAACACACACATCTCCCTCACAGACCTCAAGCGCTGCGTCCGCTACGAAGACGGTTATACGCCTACACACAGTACTATCCGCATGTTCTGGGATATCGTCGAGCGCTACGATCAAGATGATGCGCGTCGCTTGCTCGAGTTTGTCACCGCGTCGGATCGTGTTCCTGTGACTGGGTACGAGAGTATTACGTTTGCGATTCATAAGATTGGGGGTGCGCCGAGTTCGCTGCCGAGTAGCTCGACGTGTTTTGGGAAGTTGTATTTGCCCGA GGGgaagatggagatggagatggatGATGGGATAACAATGGAGGAGTAG
- a CDS encoding HepA, Superfamily II DNA-RNA helicase, SNF2 family: MSQSSHRKHRAPFRPVDTFSSSQTPAFKPPAKPKPTTLYETDDSDYPPQQSTSLLGDSSTLFDDIESPESHIKVREKLQTRLKMVREREAPGAPAQRDGAAPHPKPLQELKDPQPQFGETSPLRNPLKKDRNEGFAHLFNKPKQGQMRPEHSQTTKLPSQYSGPPRSSQPSSSRMDTLNRPFKVPSAQPGPRYSTASTASTESDIFEIPASQFQPRPSQGAPVPIARPYNPPPKPSYPPARPMYSSMGHADDFRPVNKGTHNPLQQARQTVILNDEEDFDPDAAIRAEGGRFGEPDMYAYVDSGAASENIKALLEGAFDEESEKIPRTRLQEAEPEEEEEDDGTVEGLKVKLLPHQVDGVSWMIEKETGNHNKRAKLPKGGILADDMGLGKTVQSLALILSNPRPEKGVEPENKKNKIADSTGKGTLVVAPLALIKQWESEINTKVTRSHALKVLVHHGPNRTKSADKLKQYDVVITTYNVLGSEHALCGDGPDGLKKGCFAVSWYRTMLDEAHTIKNRNAKMTKACYDLRSHYRWCLTGTPMQNNIDELQSLIKFLRIQPYCELSSWKESIAGPMKNGRGNLAMKRLQVFLRAFMKRRTKDVLRKEGALNFGGKAKEGEEKPAFNIVARNIETVIGEFTEKERAFYTRLQDRTQARLDEMMGGEKQDYIGALVLLLRLRQACNHPDLVKSNVKDDKDALTTGSRSGAAANLQTPRKAAKDDADDLADLLGGLSVATKRCDICQNKLNSDNTAIGGLRCIECDEDLNMSADEHKKKERKHRKHEHKHGKSKDKKHRKPKPIVDDDEEEEGEWLVPEDQQHAEDLGKAGGTSDENAEGGGDTLASMDSDATESGVDESKSNLDSFVVHDTDSENEAPIARHKHEKNIKKAPKSGSDASASDSDSEEADSSASDSSASNDTPSLTPSTKIRQLLAILSQETPSHKVIVFSQFTSMLDLIEPFLRRAHYTYTRYDGSMRNDHREASLHKLRSDPKTRVLLCSLKCGSLGLNLTAASRVVIMEPFWNPFVEEQAIDRVHRLNQTVDVTVYRLSIRDSVEERILELQEAKRKLANAAIEGGKAMKNLTMKDMMALFSRESEWDRRHEDDEGMELFGKTKVLAGDEGAGESVSAGRARKAGSLGFKRTERREEGGAYGRR; this comes from the exons ATGAGTCAAAGTAGTCATCGCAAGCACCGCGCGCCTTTTCGACCCGTCGACACTTTTTCCTCCTCACAAACGCCCGCGTTCAAGCCCCCCGCCAAACCCAAACCCACAACACTATACGAGACCGACGACAGCGACTACCCACCCCAACAGTCCACTTCTCTACTCGGCGATTCGAGCACACTTTTCGACGACATTGAGAGCCCAGAGAGTCACATAAAAGTCCGCGAGAAACTTCAGACAAGACTTAAGATGGTTCGCGAGCGAGAGGCCCCAGGGGCTCCAGCGCAGCGCGATGGAGCGGCGCCTCACCCCAAACCTCTACAAGAACTCAAGGATCCACAGCCACAGTTTGGAGAGACGAGCCCTCTGAGAAACCCGTTGAAGAAGGACCGTAATGAGGGATTCGCGCATTTGTTCAACAAGCCAAAGCAAGGCCAGATGCGGCCAGAACATAGCCAAACAACTAAATTGCCGTCACAATACTCAGGGCCTCCAAGGTCATCACAGCCATCTAGCAGTAGAATGGATACGCTTAATAGGCCGTTCAAAGTTCCTTCTGCGCAACCAGGTCCACGTTACAGCACAGCGTCTACCGCCTCGACAGAGTCTGACATCTTTGAAATTCCCGCTTCGCAATTCCAGCCCCGACCATCCCAGGGCGCTCCGGTCCCCATCGCGAGACCTTACAATCCTCCTCCGAAGCCCAGCTATCCCCCTGCACGGCCCATGTACTCGTCCATGGGTCACGCTGATGACTTTCGACCTGTAAACAAGGGCACGCATAACCCGCTTCAACAAGCGCGGCAGACGGTCATACTGAATGATGAGGAAGACTTCGATCCGGATGCGGCTATTCGCGCAGAGGGTGGTCGATTCGGAGAGCCCGACATGTATGCCTATGTCGACTCGGGTGCTGCTAGTGAGAACATCAAGGCCCTGCTCGAAGGCGCCTTTGACGAGGAGTCTGAGAAGATCCCAAGGACGCGACTTC AAGAGGCTGAGCcagaagaggaagaagaggacgACGGTACCGTTGAGGGCCTCAAAGTGAAGCTCCTACCCCATCAAGTCGACGGTGTATCCTGGATGATCGAAAAGGAGACTGGAAACCACAACAAGAGGGCTAAACTACCCAAAGGCGGCATCCTTGCAGACGACATGGGTCTCGGAAAGACGGTACAGTCTCTCGCTCTCATCTTATCCAACCCGCGACCAGAGAAAGGCGTTGAGCCAgaaaacaagaagaacaaaATCGCAGACTCCACTGGAAAGGGCACTCTCGTTGTCGCCCCTCTAGCACTCATCAAACAGTGGGAGAGCGAgatcaacaccaaggttACAAGGTCGCACGCACTCAAAGTCCTTGTTCATCATGGCCCCAACCGCACCAAGTCGGCCGACAAGTTGAAGCAGTACGATGTCGTCATTACCACCTACAACGTTTTGGGCTCGGAACATGCTCTCTGTGGAGATGGTCCAGATGGTCTTAAGAAGGGCTGTTTTGCAGTTTCCTGGTACCGTACCATGCTGGATGAGGCACACACCATCAAGAACCGCAACGCGAAGATGACAAAGGCCTGCTATGATCTCCGCTCCCACTACCGCTGGTGCCTGACTGGTACGCCGATGCAGAACAATATTGACGAGCTGCAGAGCTTGATCAAGTTTCTCCGGATACAACCGTACTGTGAACTGTCGTCTTGGAAAGAATCCATAGCCGGCCCAATGAAGAACGGTCGTGGAAATCTTGCTATGAAGCGTCTGCAGGTCTTCTTGCGTGCTTTTATGAAGCGTCGTACAAAGGACGTGCTACGGAAGGAAGGTGCCCTCAACTTTGGCGGCAAAGCCAAAGAAGGCGAAGAGAAGCCCGCATTCAACATTGTCGCGCGAAACATCGAGACCGTCATAGGAGAGTTCACGGAGAAAGAGCGCGCATTTTACACACGTCTGCAAGACCGCACACAAGCCCGTCTCGACGAGATGATGGGTGGTGAGAAGCAAGATTATATTGGAGCGTTGGTGCTTCTGCTTCGTTTGCGACAGGCCTGCAACCATCCTGATCTGGTAAAGAGCAATGTCAAGGACGACAAAGATGCACTGACGACAGGCTCAAGATCAGGTGCTGCCGCTAACTTGCAAACCCCGAGAAAGGCTGCCAAGGACGATGCTGATGATCTTGCTGATCTCTTGGGTGGACTTAGCGTTGCCACGAAGCGTTGTGATATTTGCCAGAACAAGCTCAACAGTGACAACACTGCTATTGGTGGATTGCGTTGCATTGAGTGCGATGAAGACCTCAATATGTCTGCAGATGA AcacaagaagaaggagaggaagcATCGAAAACACGAGCACAAGCATGGCAAGAGCAAGGACAAGAAGCATCGCAAGCCCAAGCCCATTGTCGA TGatgacgaggaagaagaaggtgAATGGCTTGTACCAGAGGACCAACAACATGCCGAAGATTTGGGCAAAGCTGGCGGAACCAGCGATGAGAATGCTGAAGGCGGTGGCGATACCTTGGCTTCAATGGACTCGGATGCAACTGAGAGTGGGGTTGACGAAAGCAAGAGTAACCTAGACTcttttgtcgtccatgaCACTGACAGCGAGAACGAAGCCCCGATTGCTCGTCACAAGCACGAAAAGAATATAAAGAAGGCACCAAAG AGCGGCTCAGATGCTTCTGCTTCAGACTCTGATTCGGAAGAAGCCGACTCCTCAGCATCAGACTCCTCAGCATCCAACGACACCCCCTCTCTAACCCCCTCCACGAAAATCCGCCAACTCCTCGCCATCCTCTCCCAAGAAACGCCCTCACATAAAGTAATCGTATTCTCCCAATTCACATCCATGCTCGACCTAATCGAGCCCTTCCTGCGGCGCGCCCACTACACCTATACCCGCTACGATGGCTCCATGCGCAACGACCACCGCGAAGCCAGCCTGCACAAGCTGCGTTCCGACCCCAAAACCCGCGTCCTCCTCTGCAGTCTGAAATGCGGTTCCCTCGGCCTCAACCTCACAGCCGCCAGCCGCGTCGTAATCATGGAACCCTTCTGGAACCCGTTCGTCGAAGAACAAGCCATCGACCGCGTTCACCGCCTCAACCAGACGGTCGATGTGACTGTGTATCGTCTTAGTATTCGCGATTCCGTCGAGGAGCGTATTCTGGAGTTGCAGGAGGCGAAGCGCAAGTTGGCGAATGCAGCGATTGAGGGCGGCAAGGCCATGAAGAATTTGACGATGAAGGATATGATGGCTTTGTTTAGTAGGGAGAGTGAGTGGGATCGGCGGCATGAGGATGATGAGGGGATGGAGTTGTTTGGGAAGACGAAGGTGCTTGCCGGGGATGAGGGGGCGGGCGAGAGTGTTAGTGCGGGGAGGGCGAGGAAGGCGGGGAGTTTGGGGTTTAAGAGGACTGAGAGGAGGGAGGAGGGGGGTGCTTATGGGAGGAGGTAG
- a CDS encoding DUF3328 domain containing protein: MAEHKAIYATLGLGPNASEFRGKPSPEVDAAWDRVTQTYLYPMTKEEVIKMGNDPEYAVLMPEEMGFGKGHYAGFADVEHKIHCLDVLRKEIYSDYYGEKKSPL, encoded by the coding sequence ATGGCCGAACATAAGGCTATCTACGCAACTCTAGGACTAGGCCCAAATGCCTCCGAGTTCAGAGGCAAGCCTAGTCCAGAAGTGGATGCTGCATGGGACCGCGTGACGCAAACATATCTCTATCCGATGACGAAGGAAGAAGTAATCAAGATGGGGAATGACCCAGAATATGCAGTCCTCATGCCTGAAGAAATGGGGTTTGGAAAAGGTCATTATGCCGGATTCGCAGACGTTGAACACAAGATCCACTGCTTAGACGTTTTGCGCAAAGAGATTTACTCAGATTACTACGGCGAAAAGAAGTCCCCTCTTTGA
- a CDS encoding DDE-3 multi-domain protein: MPGTGHRLQPAVLQAILDRIAACESDRAISRATGASRNTVAKLRLSLEFWGVPYPPRCVRLGRPSILRQAQREGLQAYLNGSPGAYMDEMRDFLYDEYDVRISLASVYRELEKMRWSRKLATKRAKEQSEPLRRLYLARMAQHYKAEQIVALDESACNERTGDRKYGWSPIGEPVELSHSFRRSERWSLLPAMTIDGYISYKIFQGAITSEILEDFLEFQVLPFCNPHPGPASVIVLDNASIHRSERVRVLCQSAGVLLEYLPPYSPDFNPIEKSFKQLKGWMKRNSAQAENFIDFGVFLEYAAQLVCCNINCRSWFHRCGYPY; this comes from the coding sequence atgccaggcaccggccaccgcttgcagcccgctgttctccaggctatcctcgaccgaattgctgcctgcgaaagtgatcgagccatctctagagctacaggtgcgagccgtaacacagtagcaaagctgaggttgagcttagagttttggggcgtgccttatccgccgcgctgcgttcgacttgggcggccatctatactccggcaagctcagcgcgaaggccttcaggcatacctcaatggctcaccgggcgcatacatggatgagatgagggacttcttgtacgacgagtacgacgttaggataagccttgcgagcgtttaccgagagctagagaagatgagatggtctcgcaagcttgcaacaaagcgggcaaaggagcagagtgagccactccgccgcctctatcttgccaggatggcgcaacactataaggcggagcagatcgttgcgttggacgagagcgcctgcaatgagcgtacgggcgaccgcaagtatggctggtctccaatcggggagccggtggagctatcacacagcttcaggcgatcagaacggtggtcgctgctgccagccatgacgatagatggctacataagctataagatctttcaaggcgcgattacatctgagatcctagaagacttcttagagtttcaagtgctgccgttctgcaatcctcacccagggccagcctcagtaatcgtgcttgataacgcctccatccatcgatcagagcgtgtacgggtgctttgccaaagtgctggagtactccttgagtatctgccgccatactcaccagatttcaaccccatcgagaagagctttaagcagctcaaggggtggatgaaaaggaattcagcgcaagcggagaacttcattgactttggggtctttcttgagtatgcagcgcagctggtgtgctgtaatattaactgcagaagctggttccataggtgtggctatccctattaa